A stretch of Metabacillus sp. FJAT-52054 DNA encodes these proteins:
- a CDS encoding ABC transporter permease, with translation MKIINRYINLIIPVIAVILGLLSGALVMLVSGYDPILGYGALWNGIFGDPYNIGDTIRLMTPYILTGLAVAFAFKTGLFNIGVEGQVIVGWLAAVWVGVAFDLPKIIHLPLAIIVAALAGALWGFIPGLLKARFRVHEVIVTIMMNYIALYATNAIIQSVLTKGSDTTDEIAATASLRSGTFEMLTNYSRMHYGIIIALAAAFIMWFLLERTTKGYELRAVGFNQDAAHYSGMNVNRSIILSMVISGAFAGIAGAMEGLGTFQYASVKSGFTGIGFDGIAVALLGGNTAIGVIFAAFLFGGLKVGALNMPLEANVPNELVEIVIALIIFFVASSYFIRWLLLRFKKGEK, from the coding sequence ATGAAAATCATCAACCGTTATATAAATTTGATCATCCCAGTTATCGCAGTCATTCTTGGATTGCTCAGCGGGGCTCTGGTTATGCTTGTCAGCGGCTATGATCCAATCCTTGGATATGGCGCATTATGGAATGGAATATTCGGCGATCCTTATAACATCGGGGATACAATAAGACTGATGACGCCCTATATTTTGACAGGACTTGCTGTAGCTTTTGCTTTCAAGACTGGTTTATTTAACATCGGAGTAGAAGGGCAAGTAATCGTGGGCTGGCTCGCGGCGGTTTGGGTTGGGGTGGCATTTGATCTTCCTAAAATCATCCATCTTCCTCTTGCCATCATCGTTGCTGCATTAGCTGGTGCGTTATGGGGATTCATTCCAGGCCTGCTGAAAGCGCGTTTCCGTGTACACGAAGTAATTGTCACAATCATGATGAATTACATTGCACTCTATGCGACGAATGCTATTATACAATCTGTATTAACAAAAGGCAGCGATACAACAGATGAAATCGCGGCTACAGCAAGTCTCCGTTCAGGAACATTTGAGATGCTGACAAACTACTCAAGGATGCATTATGGAATTATCATCGCGCTTGCAGCAGCATTCATCATGTGGTTCCTGCTTGAGAGAACAACGAAGGGATATGAGCTTCGTGCCGTTGGTTTTAATCAGGATGCTGCCCATTATTCCGGAATGAATGTTAACCGAAGCATTATTCTTTCTATGGTAATCTCAGGTGCATTCGCTGGTATTGCCGGTGCAATGGAAGGACTTGGTACGTTCCAATATGCATCCGTTAAAAGCGGTTTTACCGGAATTGGATTTGATGGAATCGCCGTTGCTTTGTTAGGCGGAAATACAGCAATCGGTGTTATTTTTGCGGCTTTCCTTTTTGGAGGATTGAAGGTAGGGGCACTGAATATGCCTTTGGAAGCCAATGTTCCGAATGAGCTAGTAGAAATTGTTATTGCACTAATCATATTCTTTGTAGCATCCAGCTATTTTATCCGGTGGCTGCTGCTTCGGTTTAAAAAGGGGGAGAAATAA
- a CDS encoding ABC transporter permease, with protein sequence MSLLQALQIIIPTALFVAAPLILTALGGIFSEKSGVVNIGLEGLMVIGAFTGIVFNLTFAETFGSLTPWLSLLAAMIASALFAVLHAVATITFRSDQVVSGVAINFLALGLTLFLVKNMYDKGQTDRIDQSFDIIDIPLLSKIPVIGPLFFSNGYITSYIAILLSVAVWYVIYKTPFGLRLRAVGEHPMAADTMGINVTKMRYIGVILSGAFAGIGGSIYATIISRDFSHATISGQGFMALAAMIFGKWHPLGAMGAALFFGLAQGISIVGGSIPFLKDIPEVYLLITPYVLTILALAGFIGRADSPKALGTPYIKGKR encoded by the coding sequence ATGAGCTTACTTCAAGCACTTCAAATTATCATTCCTACCGCTCTGTTCGTAGCGGCCCCTCTAATTCTTACCGCTCTAGGCGGGATTTTCAGTGAGAAGTCAGGTGTAGTAAATATTGGTCTGGAAGGTTTAATGGTTATCGGTGCATTTACAGGAATCGTTTTTAACTTAACGTTCGCGGAGACGTTCGGTTCATTGACACCATGGCTTTCATTGCTTGCCGCAATGATTGCGAGCGCGCTATTTGCCGTTTTGCACGCCGTGGCGACCATTACTTTCCGCTCGGATCAGGTTGTCAGCGGTGTAGCCATTAATTTTCTTGCACTTGGGTTAACTCTTTTCCTTGTGAAAAATATGTATGATAAGGGACAAACTGACCGGATTGATCAAAGCTTTGATATTATTGATATTCCGCTGTTAAGCAAAATTCCGGTCATCGGACCGCTGTTTTTCAGCAACGGCTACATCACATCTTATATTGCCATCCTCCTTTCTGTAGCCGTTTGGTACGTTATTTACAAAACACCCTTCGGTCTTAGACTGAGAGCGGTTGGTGAACATCCGATGGCAGCGGATACGATGGGGATTAACGTTACAAAAATGAGGTACATCGGAGTAATTCTGTCCGGTGCATTTGCCGGAATCGGCGGATCAATCTATGCTACCATCATTTCCAGAGACTTCAGCCATGCGACGATCAGCGGCCAGGGCTTTATGGCACTCGCAGCGATGATATTCGGGAAATGGCATCCGCTTGGTGCAATGGGAGCTGCCCTATTCTTCGGGCTGGCTCAAGGGATCAGCATCGTTGGGGGCTCCATTCCATTTTTGAAGGATATCCCTGAAGTGTACCTGCTCATTACACCTTATGTATTGACCATATTGGCGCTTGCCGGATTTATCGGCCGTGCGGACTCTCCTAAAGCACTTGGAACACCTTATATTAAAGGGAAAAGATAA
- a CDS encoding MFS transporter produces the protein MADSNKLNLLALSSVPLVMTLGNSMLIPVLPAIQKELGISSFQVSLIITVYSIVAILLIPLAGYLSDRIGRKTVIVPCLLIAGAGGALSAWASTNAGNPFMWILAGRILQGIGSAGAAPVVIPLIGDLFDDDEQISSGLGLIETANTAGKVLSPIIGAFLASFVWYMPFWFIPFFSIAGVLLVFFLVKVPKKEKETQTFKEFLQCVKGIFQKSGRWLYAIFAIGGIIMLVLFGILFYLSDTLENKYGIDGVAKGFMLAIPLLALSISSYVAGKKIGNKKHLMKMLISFGMGLLALSFIAIRIQHSFAFLIVFLVLSGVGIGIALPSLDALITEGIEQEHRGTITSFYSSMRFIGVAAGPPLYAAIMPRSEHWIYYVSIGFSFLALLIGLFFIKPQDKNQPAKLKTT, from the coding sequence ATGGCAGATTCGAACAAATTAAATTTACTTGCACTTTCCTCCGTGCCGCTCGTCATGACACTTGGGAATTCAATGTTGATTCCGGTACTACCGGCTATTCAGAAGGAATTGGGAATCAGCTCTTTTCAGGTCTCACTTATCATCACGGTTTATTCAATCGTAGCAATTTTGCTCATCCCGCTTGCAGGATACCTGTCAGACCGGATTGGAAGGAAAACGGTTATCGTTCCTTGTCTTCTCATTGCCGGGGCTGGAGGAGCGTTATCTGCCTGGGCTTCCACAAATGCTGGAAATCCGTTTATGTGGATATTGGCAGGCAGAATTCTTCAGGGGATCGGTTCTGCCGGAGCCGCACCTGTAGTCATTCCTTTAATTGGCGATCTGTTTGATGATGATGAGCAAATCAGTTCTGGTCTTGGATTGATAGAAACGGCCAATACAGCCGGCAAGGTGCTAAGTCCGATTATTGGGGCGTTTTTAGCAAGCTTTGTATGGTACATGCCTTTTTGGTTTATTCCGTTTTTCAGCATTGCGGGAGTTCTGCTTGTTTTCTTTTTAGTAAAAGTTCCAAAGAAGGAAAAAGAAACTCAGACCTTCAAAGAATTTTTGCAATGTGTGAAAGGAATTTTTCAGAAAAGCGGAAGGTGGCTCTATGCCATTTTTGCCATCGGCGGAATCATTATGCTTGTTTTATTCGGCATTCTTTTTTACCTGTCCGATACACTGGAGAACAAATATGGAATAGATGGTGTTGCTAAAGGATTTATGCTGGCTATTCCACTCCTTGCGCTCTCCATTAGTTCATATGTTGCAGGGAAAAAAATCGGAAACAAAAAGCACTTGATGAAAATGCTTATTTCATTTGGAATGGGGCTTTTGGCTTTATCTTTTATAGCCATCCGCATTCAGCACAGCTTTGCCTTTTTAATTGTTTTTCTAGTTCTTAGCGGAGTTGGTATTGGTATAGCCCTTCCGTCCTTAGATGCTTTAATTACAGAAGGAATCGAGCAAGAGCACAGGGGGACGATCACTTCCTTTTACAGCTCCATGAGATTTATCGGTGTTGCAGCGGGGCCGCCTTTGTATGCTGCCATCATGCCTAGATCAGAGCACTGGATTTATTATGTATCGATTGGTTTTAGCTTTCTTGCCCTTTTGATTGGATTGTTCTTTATAAAACCGCAGGACAAGAATCAGCCTGCTAAGCTGAAGACCACATGA
- a CDS encoding MarR family transcriptional regulator: MDEEKIKAFIHRYEEVYFFAAKRVTAIVTEKVLEDITIEQYQILRYITMYPNCQATMLADMCGVNKSAISAMIERLVQKGLVERIRDEKDRRNVFLESTEKGRVVYEKGEQQIQKYVSGYLTELSEGEIDTFLTVFEKISASMAEKERGNEQ; this comes from the coding sequence TTGGATGAAGAAAAAATCAAAGCCTTTATACATAGGTATGAGGAGGTTTATTTTTTTGCGGCAAAAAGAGTAACCGCTATTGTCACAGAAAAAGTGCTCGAGGATATCACTATTGAGCAGTACCAGATCCTGCGTTACATCACCATGTATCCCAATTGCCAGGCAACCATGCTTGCGGATATGTGCGGAGTAAATAAAAGTGCCATTTCTGCCATGATTGAACGTTTGGTTCAAAAAGGACTGGTCGAAAGAATCCGCGATGAAAAGGACCGGCGGAACGTTTTTCTGGAGAGCACCGAAAAAGGCCGGGTCGTGTATGAAAAAGGGGAACAGCAAATACAGAAATATGTTTCCGGTTATTTGACTGAGCTGTCCGAGGGAGAGATTGATACTTTTTTAACTGTGTTTGAAAAAATCTCAGCCAGTATGGCGGAAAAAGAACGGGGAAATGAACAATGA